The region GTAAGTGATAAAGGAttttattgagaaaaaaaaaccggaTAGAAGACATTTTAGTATATGTAAATTTGAAGGTGTCTAGCAGATTTGTGAACTTATCATTCCTGTAAGTCTTCATTATAGCGTACCAGTAGGACTTAACATTGTGAAATAATTGAGAATTGATCTTACCGTACAAGATCATTTTTTGTGGTGAAATCGttactctttaattttgtttttttatgcaGTTTGTTTTCTCGACTGTGAAAAATAAATTACGAGAGACTTTGACAGACAATGGTCGAGCGTGGTCCTCTAacctcttttgttttgaaacaatcaAGAAGGTCATCTTTACTTTAAAATGAAGGTATTGACGATTAATCTCACCAGAAACCCAAAACATATTGTTATAGTAAAAAAAAACGTATAATGTTTCCAGAAAAACAAACCGCAGAGATCTCTTCAACTAAGGTCGTCTTTACTTTGTTCAACTCCCTTGGTTAAAAATAGACATTAGTACAACatacaaaattaatgtcttgccaaaatgcaaatttttgtCCAATGAAATTAGACTTCTTGACATTAACACGGTTCGGTTTTAGGTGCATTGAATTTTTAGCAAATGTGTGACGATCTTTGAAAACATTGTTTATTTTCTGTCTTCCTTTGAATGAAAAGGTGGAGTCATTTCTCGATTAATTTTGGATACGTACATTGAAGTTCTTAAAACTGTGAATTTGCAATCAAATAGTACTTCACCCAGAACATTATCTTTAGCAAGTTCATTTTAATGAATTCAAATAGTCTTtagttgaaaatttaatttgtgAAGAGCTGTAGGAGACACGAGCATAAAATAAGTATCCTATTTGGTCTACTTATCCAGACAATAACACTATTTAACCACAAATAAGTTTATGTTAGGCGCTAAAATCTGTGTCTTTTGATCTTTAAACTTCGTTGATTTTAGATGGCAAATTTAAAAGAACTCTTGACTCCTACATGCAAaacttttcaaaacattttaaaaagttGTAATTCATCGATAAATACTGTTTGAAAACACGcttatcaaacttttttttatacAATAACGCTACGCTGTATttctttcccccccccccccccccccgcttgTTTGGAATGCTAGTGGGTCGGGTCAAACAAGATTTTCCAGTAAGGGTCCGGTTTGCAACTTTTATGTTTCTCTCTAACGTCTCTGACACCAAAACAGCGATCTTCCTCGCAATTTTTTCCCTTAGTTTTACTAACGCTTTGCACGACTAAATTGAATCAAGGCGTCGTCAGACTTTTAGTTAACGATATTAggaagtttaagaaaccacgacgagtacggcgacgaaaacgtcttttcaaaatatgactttgaggtattttaagtatttcgtgatcattccatcttgtttatattgtacaatatgggcgaagtgaccaataactggattggtacggacggatttgaagtaaagagtgagactaaaagattcactgtagtttgtccacgttgtggtcaaaaccttaaatttggtcatttcacgtagtagttttgacgagtacgcgagagaaatgttaaaaaaatgcgtgccacacgaacgttttggttcttttaacgaataatattactgctttttggcgttgtcgttgccgtagccgtcgtcgtttcttcaACTCCCAATTTTTGCTAAACGTATGAAAGACATCTTCAAAGAAATGTCTATTAGATTCGTTATCAGATCAGATCAGACCGCATTATTGActtgtatttaattttaaacatcgCAGTTTTTCCTGCGCTTTTCACTCTAAGTTGTGATTGGTCCTTGTGTTATTGCACGTGCGACTTTCGTGATTGGCTACGTTGTCGATATGACGTGGAAACATCCGGCAATAATCAGCAggacccggttgttcaaaagccgattaacgctaatcccagattaaaaattaactaaggagtttatttctctactcccaagtgctgatcctggattaagttaatcggctttcgaacaaccgggcccaggggcctgtttctcgaaagtctcgataacttttcgggcccgaaaagccagtcgtcaaactgcaatctgcagtcctttaacatgtttttgatgtaagaaaaacaaagaggattgcgaagtttgatggcctagaacctcggcgttgcgaagatattaagggaattgtggcacccgaaataggcccgaaaagtttcgggacttttgagaaacaggccactggGCCGGAGAGTAGAGAGACGGGACAAAAGGTTTACTGTCCTCATCCGAGAAGAATTTTTTGCCGATATCATTACAATGGAAACACGTCCTCTGTTGTTTTAGCTGCCCCTCCTTCGCGGGTCACGTGATTGTTCAGCTGCGATTGCAACGATACAAATCTCCTTCATTGTTCCCTTTTTATTGAAGACTTGAAGACTAACAATTGaacttcatttttttgttatcttgCAGACCTTCATCTCCTCTTTCCAGTTTGTTCACCAACGATTTTTGGGGAATTCCAATTCAAAGCAATGAGTCTCACAAATCCTACCGCCCTATCACCATACTCACATTTCGCTGGAATTACCTCATCGGAGGTTTAAATCCATTTGGCTACCACGCAATTAACGTGCTCCTTCATTCAGCTGTCTCTGTAttatttctctgtttttgtaAAAGACTTTTTAACACTTACATTGGTTCACCAAACAGATCATTGCCAGTTTTTTGTGGATTATTTTTTGCTCTTCATCCAATTCACACTGAAGCTGTGTCTAATGTTGTCGGTCGCGCTGATGTTCTTTGTggtttattttatcttttgacGTTGTTATCTTATATTAACTGCTTTCCCGATGGAAGTTCACCAAATAGACATAAAGTACCATCGAAATATTCGAGGCTGTGGCTCTCTTCATCGATtttttgttgcgttttgtcGCTTTTTAGCAAGGAACAGGGAATCACTGTACTCGGAGTTTGTGTTGTGTTAGACATTGTACTTGTCGGCAAGGTCAGTGGAGGATACTTGCTTAAAGCAATAGCTACACCCATCTTTTTTTTCAGGTACGTTGGATTAGAGCATTCAGTTGCACTTTGTTGTAGGCCACTGATCATCAACTAAGCCAGAAACTCAtgtccaggggcccgtttttcgaagtcccgaaaacttttcggacccgaaaagccatctgtgaaattgccaaccgcttgttttggaaagccgatcttttaacatgttttcaaggtaacaaaaagaaaaatgtaactgtgaattttgaattttatcgAGTTTTCTCTCACTTAAACTTCACGAACTCCTCAAGTAAACACAAACAGTTGTAAGAAAACCAACGCAAAAATAACTCGAACGCAAACTTTTACTCTTTTATTGGAAGCTTTTAAAATTGCGCTTGCATCTCATATCTTCAACCCTGCGCTAAAGTGATGGAAGACGAAATAAAAAtggcaaaagaaaagaaagcaaattTGAAGAGATTCCGGGGTACTCGGAAAAAAGCCGAGAGAGCTCGTTTGCCGGAGTCGAATcttcgaccttccgattactaattCGGGGCCGGACTCGAGtatcctatagctcagtggtataGCGTCCGAGCTAGCAATTGGAAGGTCGTAGCTTCGACtcttgcaaaggagcactcggattttttccgagtatccccgagtcatcATCGATAAATAAAcatcttcatttcattcaccgaGGTAAACATGTAACATCTCTTATTACATGCAAAACTActttgctttgtttgttttcagatCATGTCGCaagtggtttgtttgttttattgaaaGAGTTTGTATCCTCGTTTCTTCTGCCATAATCTTGCTATATTTAAGAATAGTCATCATTAATCGGGGTTTGGCAGTTTCCTTCACCGAATCTGACAATCCAACATCATTTCATCCTGACGTTTGGACTCGCTTCAGAACTTACTCATACTTATGTTGTTTGAACGCCCGTCTTCTTCTGTGTCCGAACATTCTGTGCTATGATTGGTCTATGGATAGCATATCCCGGATTGAGTCGTGGTGGGACATGCGCAATGCAGAAACCCTTATATTCACACTAATAATGGCGTGGTTGTGCTTTTACGGTAAGTTTCGAGCCAGTCATGATACAGACATACCTTTGATCTTCCGATTACTTACTTATTCGGATGCTCTACCGCTGAGCTACAGGAAACTCAGTAGTGGTGTCTCAGACCGTGAAACTAGGTTCGTGTGAAAAACGTCCTGCGTTCTTTAAGAGTTGAATTCTCAAATGGTGGCATATTTCCAATGCTGAACTGGGATGGTAAGTTTTAAAGGGGCCGTATGTCAGCTGGAGCAAGACCTTTGTTCAGTTCTCAAAATTTTTGAACAGTTAGCTTAAGTCTCGTTTAAAATAAAGTGGTTCAACGGCATTGTCGAGTAAACCAGTTTCCATTTTAAGCGCGCTAGTAAAGACAGGAAATCTAATTGTTTTGCAGGTATCAAACCTTTAAACGACAGCAATTTAACAACTGATGTATCGAACAAATGCGATGTTAAATCTACAACATttgattccaataaaaatacGCTTCGGCTTAATGACAACAAGCACTGTGAGATTAACGAATCACGGATGAATCTAAATAAAAATTGGGTAAGTCCTTACATTGCTTCAAATAATCAGAAATTAAgtatatatatttgaaaaatgttttttataaATTGTCGAAATTATAAGGTGCTTAAAGTCAAAATACAACATGGGTGAACTACCCAAGCCAGAAGCGTTTTGATCGGATCATCAGCAGCACCTTTTGTCTGTACAAAACACGCTAACTAGGGACAATTAGTGCGTCTGAATATGTTAATTGCTTTTGGTTTTGTCTCTAGTCTACCAGCTTTGAGCAAAGACGATGTCGACGCGATCATGATGAGGGAGCTTACCgagcgtggttacccccaattttctttttggataccgagatcacttgctaagttcttcttttctccacatagttttgaaccgcgcaaaaatgtcCCTGTATTAATGAGCACCAGCCATAGGAAATCctagtatctcgagatgcgcagaaagtatgcgcaataacaatagtaggcaccgtccttaaacccattgttttgtggtgttctcgtagccgtcgtcgtcgtccttgcgtaagctccctatctAACGAATGATGACGCCGGAAGAAAACGTACAGGGGTAATGAGCAAAACCAAAGGTTCTGCACCTTCGCTCATACTTTTTATTTCTCGGGCCCCTTCCTATCTTCTATCCGGGCTCTAAACAGCCTCTTTTCATGTCGCAGATCAATTAAATTGTATCAATATCCCTTCTTGATGTCCCATTCTATCAAGTCAGAAACCcacaagggttgaaacgtgtaacgcgcgttcacagcttccgaatattcagtgcgaactcactggttgaatgtttcagtgctaagtaccatatttggaaacccctcgctcttgtttttccaaatatggtacttagcaaattgaatatccagaagcttgtttcccagcacaccaggggccgttacacgtttcaactcttatgggtttctgatcaAGTCAAATAACCACCTGTAAACTGCTTCTTAGTTCgtcgtatttatttattaattttttcaggaaGATTTTGGAGCAGTTGACAGAAAGCGCGTGGTACTTTTGTCATTAGGCATGTTGATAATACCATTTTTACCAGCCTCTAATCTCTTCTTTCCTGTTGGATTTGTTGTTGCTGAGCGTATTCTCTACGTTCCAAGCATGGGAATCTGCGTTCTTGTTCCTTTTGGGATTTTAGTCTTATTTCGACCGACCAAGAAGAGAAGAAATACGGAAGAGGCCTCTGTAGCTGAGGTGAGATCA is a window of Montipora capricornis isolate CH-2021 chromosome 13, ASM3666992v2, whole genome shotgun sequence DNA encoding:
- the LOC138029064 gene encoding protein O-mannosyl-transferase TMTC4-like isoform X2, with amino-acid sequence MAGISSGQILRLKEVVQLGSRLDNKSVRTWGRPSSPLSSLFTNDFWGIPIQSNESHKSYRPITILTFRWNYLIGGLNPFGYHAINVLLHSAVSVLFLCFCKRLFNTYIGSPNRSLPVFCGLFFALHPIHTEAVSNVVGRADVLCGLFYLLTLLSYINCFPDGSSPNRHKVPSKYSRLWLSSSIFCCVLSLFSKEQGITVLGVCVVLDIVLVGKVSGGYLLKAIATPIFFFRSCRKWFVCFIERVCILVSSAIILLYLRIVIINRGLAVSFTESDNPTSFHPDVWTRFRTYSYLCCLNARLLLCPNILCYDWSMDSISRIESWWDMRNAETLIFTLIMAWLCFYGIKPLNDSNLTTDVSNKCDVKSTTFDSNKNTLRLNDNKHCEINESRMNLNKNWEDFGAVDRKRVVLLSLGMLIIPFLPASNLFFPVGFVVAERILYVPSMGICVLVPFGILVLFRPTKKRRNTEEASVAEDHTKQSNVYKETSVTSTYLSLGDNMAYMLIYALLFTFVFKVVHRNYEWTTKERLARSGLKVNPRNAKIHVTLGNVLARKGHLSCEYHYRKALRLRPHYVTAWENLGLVLLNTGRAQEAEECYLKALSIKPNSADGNINLAHLLRVTGRLREANVQYRQALSLRPNHPQLNYFHGVVLEKLGKIKAAEEKYLKASKLMPSDAMAFVSLGKMFAISVVSQSRNGSSEKFLKKAEEYLQKGLQLKPSDTESRLLLVQIYLLKNKFYLAESEVRTVLKYDANSKEAEFLMGRILELKGLFKEARKHYYRVLKKDHQHGEAMAALQRLSSKVSDQY
- the LOC138029064 gene encoding protein O-mannosyl-transferase TMTC4-like isoform X1; translation: MARFSNINKTAAKVTEQNTSDFKPYLLVGIASICCYLNSLFGEFVYDDYEVIETNADVRPSSPLSSLFTNDFWGIPIQSNESHKSYRPITILTFRWNYLIGGLNPFGYHAINVLLHSAVSVLFLCFCKRLFNTYIGSPNRSLPVFCGLFFALHPIHTEAVSNVVGRADVLCGLFYLLTLLSYINCFPDGSSPNRHKVPSKYSRLWLSSSIFCCVLSLFSKEQGITVLGVCVVLDIVLVGKVSGGYLLKAIATPIFFFRSCRKWFVCFIERVCILVSSAIILLYLRIVIINRGLAVSFTESDNPTSFHPDVWTRFRTYSYLCCLNARLLLCPNILCYDWSMDSISRIESWWDMRNAETLIFTLIMAWLCFYGIKPLNDSNLTTDVSNKCDVKSTTFDSNKNTLRLNDNKHCEINESRMNLNKNWEDFGAVDRKRVVLLSLGMLIIPFLPASNLFFPVGFVVAERILYVPSMGICVLVPFGILVLFRPTKKRRNTEEASVAEDHTKQSNVYKETSVTSTYLSLGDNMAYMLIYALLFTFVFKVVHRNYEWTTKERLARSGLKVNPRNAKIHVTLGNVLARKGHLSCEYHYRKALRLRPHYVTAWENLGLVLLNTGRAQEAEECYLKALSIKPNSADGNINLAHLLRVTGRLREANVQYRQALSLRPNHPQLNYFHGVVLEKLGKIKAAEEKYLKASKLMPSDAMAFVSLGKMFAISVVSQSRNGSSEKFLKKAEEYLQKGLQLKPSDTESRLLLVQIYLLKNKFYLAESEVRTVLKYDANSKEAEFLMGRILELKGLFKEARKHYYRVLKKDHQHGEAMAALQRLSSKVSDQY